From the Amycolatopsis thermoflava N1165 genome, one window contains:
- a CDS encoding MFS transporter: protein MGRKRKWTPAPGAGQPWRAQGRFYPESAAVPNADEAPTSAFPAGGRTSPPPPPRGARPYPPRQSPPPQQRPWHSEPPPRRTEPLYEHYNTDGYADHNARPEPEPAAEHRTEATAGPLPRMPKKLTVTRVAALRSRELGGRAVGMFQRATKADGADKSGLTSLTYAVMLNYASDAAMAIALANTLFFAATSGEGRGKVALYLLITIAPFALVAPVIGPLLDRIQRGRRLAMCLTSVGQVLMAVLMALHFNDWGLYPAALGKMVLSKSFTVLKSAVTPRVVPPDITLSKTNARLTVFGLAAGGVFGAIASGVNSLFGSAGALWFTALICAAGAVQAMRIPAWVEVTEGEVPATLKAHPAKKKKRQPLGSDVVLALWGNGTIRILTGFLMMFAAFAVKAQAEQTGQSPFMQLLLLGLIGGAAGVGGFVGNALGSRLSFGHPSQVVLGCVGAALASTILATVMAGIVTAAIVGLVGATASALAKISLDAVIQRDLPEESRASAFGRSETVLQLAWVFGGAIGLLLPPTYWIGFLVVSILLAVGLVQTFLLERGSSLLPGLGSRRDRRPARTGSGAAPRVQ, encoded by the coding sequence GTGGGGCGCAAACGGAAGTGGACACCGGCACCGGGTGCCGGGCAGCCGTGGCGCGCCCAGGGGCGCTTCTACCCCGAGTCGGCCGCGGTGCCGAACGCGGACGAGGCGCCGACGAGCGCGTTCCCGGCAGGCGGGCGCACATCACCGCCGCCACCGCCGCGTGGCGCGCGGCCGTACCCGCCGCGGCAGAGCCCGCCGCCGCAGCAGCGGCCGTGGCACAGCGAGCCGCCGCCCCGCCGCACGGAGCCGCTCTACGAGCACTACAACACCGACGGGTACGCCGACCACAACGCGCGTCCCGAGCCGGAGCCGGCCGCCGAGCACCGCACGGAGGCGACCGCAGGGCCGCTGCCCCGGATGCCGAAGAAGCTGACCGTCACCCGCGTCGCCGCGTTGCGCAGCCGTGAGCTGGGCGGCCGCGCGGTCGGCATGTTCCAGCGCGCGACGAAGGCCGACGGCGCGGACAAGTCCGGCCTCACCTCGCTGACGTACGCGGTGATGCTGAACTACGCCAGCGACGCGGCGATGGCCATCGCGTTGGCCAACACCCTGTTCTTCGCGGCCACCAGTGGCGAGGGCCGCGGCAAGGTCGCGCTGTACCTGCTGATCACCATCGCGCCGTTCGCGCTCGTCGCGCCGGTCATCGGCCCGCTGCTGGACCGGATCCAGCGCGGCCGCAGGCTGGCGATGTGCCTCACCTCGGTCGGCCAGGTGCTGATGGCCGTGCTGATGGCGCTGCACTTCAACGACTGGGGCCTCTACCCGGCCGCGCTCGGGAAGATGGTGCTGTCCAAGTCGTTCACGGTCCTGAAGTCGGCGGTCACCCCGCGGGTGGTGCCGCCGGACATCACGCTGTCGAAGACCAACGCGCGGCTGACGGTGTTCGGGCTCGCGGCGGGCGGTGTGTTCGGCGCCATCGCCTCCGGCGTGAACTCGCTGTTCGGGTCGGCGGGCGCGTTGTGGTTCACCGCGTTGATCTGCGCGGCGGGCGCCGTGCAGGCGATGCGGATCCCGGCGTGGGTCGAGGTGACCGAGGGCGAGGTCCCGGCCACCCTGAAGGCGCACCCGGCGAAGAAGAAGAAACGACAGCCGCTCGGCAGCGACGTGGTCCTCGCCCTGTGGGGCAACGGGACCATCCGCATCCTCACCGGGTTCCTGATGATGTTCGCGGCGTTCGCCGTGAAGGCGCAGGCGGAGCAGACCGGGCAGAGCCCGTTCATGCAGCTGCTGCTGCTCGGCCTGATCGGCGGCGCGGCCGGGGTCGGCGGGTTCGTCGGCAACGCGCTCGGCTCGCGGCTGAGCTTCGGGCACCCCAGCCAGGTCGTGCTCGGCTGCGTGGGCGCGGCGCTGGCCTCGACGATCCTCGCGACGGTCATGGCCGGGATCGTCACGGCCGCGATCGTCGGTCTCGTCGGCGCCACGGCCAGCGCGCTGGCGAAGATCAGCCTCGACGCGGTGATCCAGCGCGACCTGCCGGAGGAGTCGCGGGCGTCGGCGTTCGGCCGGTCGGAGACGGTGCTGCAGCTGGCGTGGGTGTTCGGCGGCGCGATCGGGCTGCTGCTGCCGCCGACGTACTGGATCGGGTTCCTGGTGGTGTCGATCCTGCTGGCGGTGGGGCTGGTGCAGACGTTCCTGCTGGAGCGCGGCTCGTCGCTCCTGCCAGGGCTGGGCAGCAGGCGGGACCGCAGGCCGGCGCGGACCGGCAGCGGGGCCGCTCCCCGCGTGCAGTGA
- a CDS encoding glutaminyl-peptide cyclotransferase, protein MRTLITLTLATVVALAGCAAAAPPAPATVPQLTVQVLETLPHDPAAFTQGLEFSGATLYEGTGLVGQSSVRAGAPGQPPATRVDLPAPLFGEGITVTGPTLWQLTWQNGVAIERDARTLAELRRVSYDGEGWGLCHDGGRLVMSDGSDRLTFRDPATFAVTGEVTVHHGEQTFSQLNELECAGGAVYANVWQTDRILRIDPATGEVTGQITAAGLLTPAQASAADVLNGIAAVPGTDEFLVTGKLWPVMFRVKFVPAS, encoded by the coding sequence GTGCGCACCCTGATCACCTTGACCCTCGCCACGGTCGTCGCGCTCGCGGGCTGCGCGGCGGCGGCGCCGCCCGCGCCTGCCACGGTTCCGCAGCTCACGGTGCAGGTGCTGGAGACGCTGCCGCACGATCCGGCGGCGTTCACGCAGGGCCTCGAGTTCTCCGGCGCCACCCTGTACGAGGGCACCGGGCTGGTCGGGCAGTCGTCCGTGCGGGCCGGCGCGCCCGGGCAGCCGCCCGCCACGCGCGTGGACCTGCCCGCGCCGCTGTTCGGCGAGGGCATCACCGTCACCGGGCCGACCCTGTGGCAGCTGACCTGGCAGAACGGTGTCGCGATCGAACGGGACGCGCGGACGCTCGCCGAGCTGCGGCGCGTGTCCTACGACGGCGAGGGCTGGGGGCTGTGCCACGACGGCGGCCGTCTGGTGATGAGCGACGGCTCCGACCGGCTCACCTTCCGCGACCCGGCCACGTTCGCGGTGACCGGCGAGGTCACCGTCCACCACGGCGAGCAGACCTTTTCGCAGCTCAACGAGCTCGAGTGCGCCGGCGGCGCGGTGTACGCGAACGTGTGGCAGACCGACCGGATCCTGCGGATCGACCCGGCGACCGGCGAGGTCACCGGGCAGATCACCGCGGCCGGGCTGCTCACCCCGGCCCAGGCGTCGGCCGCGGACGTGCTCAACGGCATCGCCGCGGTCCCCGGCACGGACGAGTTCCTGGTCACCGGGAAGCTCTGGCCGGTGATGTTCCGGGTGAAATTCGTGCCCGCTTCCTGA
- a CDS encoding DUF3027 domain-containing protein — protein MTLLLTLDDGSVERALAEAVDLAREAAVEEAGAEQVGAHVGVSREDAVSASHLFEANVPGYRGWRWSVTVASAGADAPVTVSEVVLVPGPDALIAPQWVPWERRVRAGDLGVGDILPPDKDDPRLVPAYLQSDDPAVEEVAHEAGLGRVHVLSRFGREEAATRWHRGEFGPRSDMARSAPAHCGTCGFYLPLAGSLRAAFGVCGNEIAPADGNVVHAEYGCGAHSEVEVEVTSSVPVAELVYDDSLLDMEPVEEPKTETGATPDVETASESAE, from the coding sequence ATGACGCTGCTGCTCACCCTGGACGACGGCTCCGTGGAGCGCGCTCTCGCCGAGGCAGTCGACCTCGCGCGCGAGGCCGCGGTCGAAGAGGCGGGGGCCGAGCAGGTCGGGGCGCACGTCGGCGTGTCGCGTGAGGACGCGGTGTCGGCGAGCCACCTCTTCGAGGCCAACGTGCCGGGCTACCGCGGCTGGCGCTGGTCGGTGACGGTCGCGAGCGCGGGCGCGGACGCCCCGGTGACGGTCAGCGAGGTCGTGCTCGTGCCGGGCCCGGACGCCCTGATCGCCCCGCAGTGGGTGCCGTGGGAACGTCGGGTGCGGGCGGGCGACCTGGGCGTCGGCGACATCCTCCCCCCGGACAAGGACGACCCGCGGCTGGTCCCGGCGTACCTGCAGTCCGACGACCCGGCGGTCGAGGAGGTCGCGCACGAGGCCGGGCTCGGCCGGGTGCACGTCCTGTCCCGCTTCGGCCGCGAGGAGGCCGCCACCCGGTGGCACCGCGGCGAGTTCGGGCCGCGGTCGGACATGGCCCGCAGCGCGCCCGCCCACTGCGGCACGTGTGGCTTCTACCTCCCGCTGGCCGGATCGCTGCGCGCCGCCTTCGGCGTGTGTGGCAACGAGATCGCCCCGGCGGACGGCAACGTCGTGCACGCCGAGTACGGCTGCGGCGCGCACTCCGAGGTCGAGGTCGAGGTGACCTCGTCGGTGCCGGTCGCCGAGCTGGTCTACGACGACTCGCTGCTGGACATGGAGCCGGTCGAGGAGCCGAAGACCGAGACGGGCGCGACCCCGGACGTCGAGACGGCGAGTGAGTCAGCTGAGTGA
- a CDS encoding sacsin N-terminal ATP-binding-like domain-containing protein, which produces MSQLSDPFGTEALRASVLRAWRDSPTRFTEDTNAETDLRVGGYRDRLFVELAQNAADAAALAGAPGTLRVSVAGRELRVANTGAPLDAAGVASLASLRASAKQGDTVGQFGVGFAAVLAVSSEPRVISRTGGVAFSETRTREAAGRDGAVPVLRLPWPADEDLPAGFDTEVRLPLRDGVDADELLARLHDEAEDLLLSLPWLARIEAPGAEWTRSEVDGVVELSTPSGTVRWLTRVGENVVWAKPVDGRLTEDVLHAPTPTDERLSLPARLIATVPLEPSRRRVLPGADDALAAAAREYPALVRGLAPEDRLELVPEAGFPLSEVDGKLRELVGRQLATQAWLPAAEGDDLVPSSARVLSVESPRLLELLAGVVPGLAGISGYEPAQLLATVDADRLDVADLVDLLIGVDRDPEWWRSLYDAFLPLLDNHEVTADELGALPVPLADGRTLPGPRGALLLGASELLDLLADADVGGLRLVHPEAAHPLLERLGAKQAEAADLLDAPALREAIERSVADAESGLDTRPLAEAVLRLVSDTSAEGLGALALPSADGWRRADELVLPNSPLREVFDPEVFEEDGPFSVLDAEFAEQWPSRVLTELGVLDEFLVVDNSDEQPEIRDLDLVADDAWPQALRLIAGQRETWQALTMPDSPSAAWLERNALLAGRAPAEWRLLDAASLTGLYDPVPDVGVRPDVLAAAGVRAEPAVRNLDDAADLLDRLGDPDREVPPGLILRAHALLAAADLEWAELDAPERVRTVDGSVVDAERTAVLDLPWLGAVWAPERLVAAAPGADVAALAELLDIPLLSEHADARVSSDGEFVPWAEMTALVLAAELLDIPLPEGGLVVHDELTVEVDGVKRATPWWVESGTFHGEHHAEDSPEGLARAFAWAAGRWSERHLVEAVLNDPATTTYLL; this is translated from the coding sequence GTGAGTCAGCTGAGTGATCCGTTCGGCACCGAGGCGCTGCGGGCCTCGGTGCTGCGGGCCTGGCGGGACTCGCCGACCCGGTTCACCGAAGACACCAACGCCGAGACCGACCTGCGGGTCGGCGGCTACCGCGACCGGCTGTTCGTCGAGCTGGCGCAGAACGCGGCCGACGCCGCCGCGCTGGCCGGCGCCCCCGGCACGCTGCGGGTGTCCGTGGCCGGCCGCGAGCTCCGTGTCGCCAACACCGGCGCGCCGCTCGACGCCGCCGGCGTGGCGTCGCTGGCTTCGCTGCGGGCGTCGGCCAAGCAGGGCGACACCGTGGGGCAGTTCGGCGTCGGCTTCGCGGCGGTGCTCGCGGTCAGCAGCGAACCGCGGGTGATCTCGCGGACCGGCGGCGTCGCGTTCTCCGAGACCCGCACCCGGGAGGCCGCCGGGCGCGACGGCGCGGTGCCGGTGCTGCGCCTGCCGTGGCCGGCAGACGAGGACCTGCCCGCCGGCTTCGACACCGAGGTCCGGTTGCCCCTGCGCGACGGCGTGGACGCGGACGAGCTGCTGGCCCGCCTGCACGACGAAGCCGAGGACCTGCTGCTGTCGCTGCCCTGGCTGGCGCGGATCGAGGCGCCCGGCGCGGAGTGGACGAGATCCGAAGTGGACGGTGTGGTGGAGCTGTCCACCCCGTCCGGGACGGTCCGCTGGCTGACCAGGGTCGGCGAGAACGTGGTGTGGGCGAAGCCGGTCGACGGGCGCCTGACCGAGGACGTCCTGCACGCCCCGACGCCCACCGACGAGCGGCTGTCGTTGCCTGCCCGGCTGATCGCGACGGTGCCGCTGGAGCCGTCCCGCCGCCGGGTCCTGCCCGGCGCCGACGACGCGCTCGCCGCGGCCGCCCGCGAGTACCCGGCGCTGGTGCGCGGGCTCGCGCCGGAGGACCGGCTGGAGCTGGTGCCCGAAGCGGGTTTCCCACTGTCCGAAGTGGACGGTAAGCTGCGTGAGCTGGTCGGCAGGCAGCTCGCGACGCAAGCATGGCTGCCCGCGGCCGAGGGCGACGACCTCGTGCCGTCGAGCGCGCGCGTGCTGTCGGTCGAGTCGCCGCGGCTGCTGGAACTGCTCGCCGGTGTCGTGCCCGGGCTCGCCGGGATCAGCGGCTACGAGCCGGCGCAGCTCCTCGCGACCGTCGACGCCGACCGGCTCGACGTCGCCGACCTGGTCGACCTGCTGATCGGCGTGGACCGGGACCCGGAGTGGTGGCGTTCGCTGTACGACGCCTTCCTGCCGCTGCTGGACAACCACGAGGTGACCGCGGACGAGCTGGGCGCTCTGCCGGTGCCGCTGGCGGACGGGCGGACGCTGCCCGGCCCGCGCGGCGCGTTGCTGCTCGGCGCGTCGGAGCTGCTCGACCTGCTGGCCGACGCCGACGTGGGCGGGCTGCGGCTGGTCCACCCGGAGGCGGCGCACCCGTTGCTGGAGCGCCTCGGCGCGAAGCAGGCGGAGGCGGCGGACCTGCTCGACGCGCCCGCGCTGCGTGAGGCGATCGAGCGCAGCGTGGCCGACGCCGAGTCCGGTTTGGACACCCGCCCGCTCGCGGAAGCCGTGCTGCGCCTGGTTTCCGACACCTCCGCGGAGGGGCTGGGCGCGCTCGCGTTGCCGTCGGCGGACGGCTGGCGGCGCGCGGACGAGCTGGTGCTGCCGAACTCGCCGCTGCGCGAGGTCTTCGACCCCGAGGTGTTCGAAGAGGACGGTCCGTTCTCCGTGCTGGACGCGGAGTTCGCCGAGCAGTGGCCGTCCCGGGTGCTCACCGAACTCGGGGTGCTCGACGAGTTCCTGGTGGTGGACAACTCCGACGAGCAGCCGGAGATCCGCGACCTCGACCTCGTCGCCGACGACGCCTGGCCGCAGGCGCTGCGGCTGATCGCCGGGCAGCGCGAGACCTGGCAGGCGCTGACGATGCCGGACAGCCCGTCCGCGGCCTGGCTGGAGCGCAACGCGCTGCTGGCCGGCCGCGCGCCGGCCGAGTGGCGGCTGCTGGACGCGGCGAGCCTGACCGGCCTGTACGACCCGGTGCCCGACGTCGGGGTGCGCCCGGACGTGCTGGCCGCCGCCGGGGTCCGGGCGGAGCCGGCCGTGCGCAACCTCGACGACGCCGCCGACCTGCTCGACCGGCTCGGCGACCCGGACCGCGAGGTCCCGCCGGGCCTGATCCTGCGCGCGCACGCCCTGCTGGCCGCCGCGGACCTGGAGTGGGCCGAGCTGGACGCGCCCGAGCGGGTGCGCACGGTCGACGGGTCCGTGGTCGACGCCGAGCGGACCGCGGTGCTGGACCTGCCGTGGCTGGGCGCGGTGTGGGCACCGGAACGCCTGGTCGCCGCCGCGCCGGGCGCGGACGTGGCCGCGCTCGCCGAGCTGCTGGACATCCCGCTGCTGTCCGAACACGCCGACGCCCGGGTCAGCAGCGACGGTGAGTTCGTGCCGTGGGCGGAGATGACCGCGCTGGTCCTGGCCGCGGAGCTGCTGGACATCCCACTGCCCGAGGGCGGGCTCGTGGTGCACGACGAGTTGACCGTCGAGGTCGACGGAGTCAAGCGCGCCACGCCGTGGTGGGTCGAAAGTGGGACGTTTCACGGGGAACATCACGCGGAGGACTCGCCCGAAGGGCTGGCCCGCGCGTTCGCCTGGGCTGCCGGTCGCTGGTCCGAGCGCCACCTGGTGGAGGCCGTGCTGAACGACCCCGCGACGACGACCTACCTGCTGTAG
- a CDS encoding DUF2530 domain-containing protein yields the protein MADPINAGDVKRPLLPVPELPERLVVLYPVVAVGTLVWFAGFLVLGGIRLFGTGGPASVWMWTCLSGGVLGLMGMGIMSWQRWARRHGSRSAQTGL from the coding sequence GTGGCCGATCCGATCAACGCCGGGGATGTTAAACGTCCGTTGCTTCCGGTGCCCGAGTTACCCGAGCGGCTGGTGGTGCTCTACCCGGTCGTCGCGGTCGGCACACTCGTGTGGTTCGCGGGTTTCCTCGTGCTCGGCGGGATTCGCCTGTTCGGAACGGGCGGGCCGGCGAGCGTGTGGATGTGGACCTGCCTGTCCGGCGGCGTGCTCGGGCTGATGGGTATGGGCATCATGAGCTGGCAGCGCTGGGCGCGCCGCCACGGCAGCCGCAGCGCGCAGACCGGTCTCTGA